The following nucleotide sequence is from Lacinutrix sp. Hel_I_90.
TCGCGGGAACTTAAAGAGGTTTCGTTTTGGTAATTAGCAATAATGTTCTCCAGGCTTTCTGTACTGTTTCCAAAAATCACGAACTGTTCAATAACACAATAATAATTTGCGTTATCATAAGTTATTAGAGGTTGAAACGTTTCTGAGAAAAGTTCTGGTTTACTGAAATTAAAAATTTCAATTTGCCTGTAGGTTTCTTCCAGACTTTGCTCACCTATCAAAGCATCTTTAGTAGCAATAATATCAATAGAATTTAATACAATAGCCTTACTATTTGTTTGATAAATCACGCCAACTTCAACTATATTATCAAAAAGCGTAGTAGAAGGTAGTGAATCCTGTGTTTTTCTAAAAGCCTTCAACTGTGTCTTTAAAACAGAAAAATCATCAAAAGTAAAACTCAAAAAGCCATCACAATTATTTGGGGCAATTTGTGCCAATTGATTTTCATGCGGCGTTGTATTCTTAAAGATATTAATTAAACTTTCGGTGGAATCTTTCGCTTGAGTTATACCACTTAATATAATTTGATCTTGAGATACTGCGGCATCAAAAGTAGTAAGCTCCGTAAAGTCTTTAAAAGGGAGTGTTTCAGAATAAAACAATGTTTTAATGGCATTCGATTCTTGGGAATTTATTATAACCGAAAGTGGTTTTTCTTTATTAATAGTATTAAAAGCAGCGCTTATTTTTTCATTTTTAAAATTTTTATCCAGTAGGGATTTTAGTATATCTACGGTTGAAGCAATCACCGTGACGCTATCTTTTAATACGGCATAAATTACTTCATTTTTATAAGTGAATTTTTGCGCTTTGAGTTTACCAATGGTTACGCTTTCTGCTTTGTGATTAGGTAAAGCAGCAATATTAAATAAATTTGAAACGCTTTTGGTAGATAATGCAAATTGTACTCCGTTTTTTTTATCCTTAAAAAAAGATAAGACCACTGGTTCTGTCGTTGATATAAAATCTAAACAAGCTAACTTTTTTGATAACAGTCTAGAAAGTTCGGTTGAAGCTAAATTACTAATCAAATCATTATTATTAACGTTGCTTTTCAGGTTTTCTATACCATTAACATTCAAAATAATTTCCGCGTTTTTAGGCACAAAATCATAAATTGAGGTATTGCTTTTGCGAGTGTTGCAACTTAAAATAGTAAATGTAAAAAGGACGATTAGCCAGAAATACTTCATTTATTTTTTTTATAAAATTTAAAGAATGCTCAAAATTACAATTCTAATTTTAATTGTTCAGGTAATAGTCTGAAGGTTTTTCTGTGGTATTTGGTAATGCCATATTTTCTAATGGCCTCCCGATGTTCTTTTGTAGGGTAGCCTTTGTTTTGTTTCCAGTTGTACATTGGGAATTCTTCGTGAATTTTAGTCATGTAGGCATCTCTATAAGTTTTAGCTAAAACAGAAGCCGCAGCAATGCTCAAATATTTACTGTCTCCTTTTATAATGGTTTTATAAGTAATAGCATTTAATGGTTTAAACCTATTACCATCTACGATTATAAATTCTGGCGCGGGGGTTAACTTTATTATGGAACGTTGCATCGCAATTATAGACGCATTAAGTATGTTAACGCTATCAATCTCTGCTTCAAAAACATGAGTAAAAGCAAACGAGAGTGCTTCAGCTTCAATAATAGGTTTTAAAAATTCACGTTTAGTTTCAGAGAGTTGTTTTGAATCGTTTAAGATGGAATTGTTAAAATCTTTTGGTAATATAACGGCTGCAGCAGTAACAGGGCCAGCAAGACAACCTCTGCCAGCTTCATCTGTACCGCATTCCAAATCAAAACCAGAGTAATTTAATTTTAGCATTTATATAATTCTTAACATCCTAAACTAATAATAAATTGTAATATCGATGAAATTTAGAAAAGGCTTAGAAATAATTTGAATTATTTTTCGTTGATTTAAATCAAAAAAACGAAGTATATTCTTGAATAGGGTCTGTTTTTTAAGGAAAATAAGTAAAAAATAAAGGAATTGATTTAGTCTTTTTCATGTTTAATACATATGAATTGGTCTTTCTGAGTATAATATAAAAATCCTTGTAGATATTTACTATTTTTACCGCAAATTTAAGGTGCTTACCAGAGTAAGTTTTACAAATAATAGGAATTTAATGAATAAAGTAGTTTTAGTTGTTTTTTTTATGTCTTTTGCTGTCTTTGCTAAAGCACAAACGCGACCAACAGCACAACCATTAGAAAAAGATCCAAATAATTATTCTGGAGAGGTGGGGCAGCCAAATGATTCTATTAGAAGGGGGTCAGGCAAGAGCACGAGTAACAAGAACATAAAAAATAAAGACGCAAAAATCACAGATT
It contains:
- a CDS encoding ribonuclease HII, whose amino-acid sequence is MLKLNYSGFDLECGTDEAGRGCLAGPVTAAAVILPKDFNNSILNDSKQLSETKREFLKPIIEAEALSFAFTHVFEAEIDSVNILNASIIAMQRSIIKLTPAPEFIIVDGNRFKPLNAITYKTIIKGDSKYLSIAAASVLAKTYRDAYMTKIHEEFPMYNWKQNKGYPTKEHREAIRKYGITKYHRKTFRLLPEQLKLEL